The following nucleotide sequence is from Triticum dicoccoides isolate Atlit2015 ecotype Zavitan chromosome 7B, WEW_v2.0, whole genome shotgun sequence.
TGGCTCTGCATTCAGTGCTGGGAATGGCCAGGCACATGCTTCTTCTGATCGAGCCACCCAGAACCAACCCATCAACATTCATCCGGAGATGGATCTGCCGTTGGTATAACGACCTGCTGCTGCGGCGCATAATCGCCCTATCAGCCTATCTTCTTCAGTGTGTACCCTGTCCTGTTCAGGCTAGCTAGGAAGCTTCTTTTCCAGATCCAGAGTCCACACCCTAGAGTGGTTCTGTACCATGAATATCCATGATCAGACAGCATTTTCTTTGCTTCCCGTTTCCTTCAGCTGGAGATGCCCATCAGTCCATATGCTTGAGAGCGACGCGGTTCGTTCTATTGACACATTTATTAGCGGTCAGTCCACCGTTTTCTGTCTGAATTTGGCACCATCGATTGTAGTAGTTCCTGTAGAATTTATGAGCCAAACAGTGGTGGTTTGGTTCGTTGCTCTCACCAACCAGCCGCACCGATCCTTCCCGGGCCAGAATCTGTGTAGTATCTGCAGCCAGAGAGGGACTGCCGTCCTAATCGAATCCGATGTGTGGGTTTGATCTTGGATGTACATATTCACAGGCATTCAATCTCTGAATCCACTGCACTATACAAAAGTAATACTGTCGATATTCAGAATTCAGGATAGCATGGCATAGTCCTCTGTTTAGAAAACAACATTCAGACCGAACAACACATTTGCTGATCCTCCTCTCCGCGTGGACATGCAGGCAGTGATACCGATGTGGAAGGAGGTGGAGTACTTCAAGGAGTACCAGCGCCGGCTGGCGAAGCACGCCGGGCGCGCCCGTGCCAGGCACATCGTGGCCAACGCGGTGTACGTCGTCAGCGTGGGCACCAACGACTTCCTGGAGAACTACTACCTGCTGGTCACCGGGCGGTTCCTGCAGTTCACGGTGGCCGAGTACCAGGACTTCCTGGTGGCGCGCGCCGCGGAGTTCCTCACGGCCATCTACCGCCTCGGCGCGCGCCGGGTTACCTTCGCGGGGCTCTCCGCCATCGGCTGCGTGCCGCTGGAGCGCACGCTCAACctgctcggcggcggcggctgcaacgAGGAGTACAACCAGGTGGCCCGGGACTACAACGTCAAGGTCAAGGCCATGATCGCCAGGCTCCGGGCGGAGCTCCGCGGGTACAGGCTCGCCTACATCAACGTCTACGACGACATGGTCGACCTCATCGAGCACCCCGAGAAGCTCGGGCTGGAGAACGTCTCGGAGGGGTGCTGCGCCACCGGGAAGGTGGAGATGGGGTTCATGTGCAACGACAAGTCCCCGCTTACCTGCGACGACGCCGACAAGTACTTCTTCTGGGACTCGTTCCATCCAACCGAGAAGATCAACCGCTTCTTCGCCAAAGGGACGACGGCGGTGAGCTTGAGCTTGTTGAGGTAGGAATCAGCTGCCGTACAGATCAAGCGAATATGAAAAGGGAATGTGAGCACTGAGCAGTACTGTGATCAGAGTTGTCGTTTAACTGGTGTAGATACATAGCATGTACGTGTTGAGCGTGGGCGATTCGATGTACACTGTCTCACATGAAGTCCGTCCACTATTTGGGTTTCAGTGAGAAAGATTAAATTTACATACTTGCATTGTTGGGTCTTCGATTGTGAAACTATAACAGTTTAGCTATATAACAGTCGCCTGACTTTTCTCTTTTAGTTCAGTCGATTTTCTTTTTACTcggtacatgcatgcatgcaagaatGGCTTTGGCCTAGCTGTATGCATGGCTGCATGCGGTGCCATGCCTCCATGCCGGTATACGCGCTgcatattttttttctcttttctctttaTGCATGTTAGTTTTTTGGTAAATGTTTGTGTGCCGCGCGCCGGCGCAACTTTCGGCCGGCCGCGTCGCTTTCGTGCGCACAGTGCGTACATGTACATGCACGCACATCACACGGGTGATGGGCCGGGCGCCACGCTGGCTACACAGGCCCACACAAAACTGCTTCCGTTAAGATTTACGTACGTGACTGCCCTACGTGACggttgttttttttttcttcttaatTATAGTTTGCCTTATCTTCTACTCTCTTCGTCTcaaataagtgtctcaattttgtactagctctagtataaatttatactaagctcaagacacttattttgagacgaaggGGGTACCTTTCTTCTACCTCCCGCCTGCATTGAGTACTACTCCTGCTATAAAATTGTTGCATCCGTATGTACATACGCTGCAACCGATGAATCCAAAAGCTGGAACCGAAGAATAAAAACAGAGGGGCGGCGGAGATGTTGAAACCACCGATACGGGTGTTACAACCATTGATAAAAAGAAGCTTCAAGCCTAGATCAAAAAGCTTCATTCATTGACAGCGGAAGCTTCAACCAGCCACTGCCAAACTGAAAAAGTTGCAACCGTTACTTAAAAAGCTTCAATCATaggtgaaaaaagtttcaaccggaaGATATATGAAGTTTCAATCGGGCACTGCAAAACGAAAGGAGTTGCAACCGTTTACAGAACAAGCCTCAATCATAGATAAAAAAGCTTCAATTGGGACCGTGGAAATTAAAGCTTCAACTTGTGAGAAATGCCTTTACCGGCATGGAAATAGCTTCATCCGGTGTGAGAAAAAACTTCAACTGAACACACCAATGGTGTGAGCGGTGACATTGAAAGCTGCGGCCGGCGGCACGCCGATGCAGTGACGTATGTGCTACGATGGCGGCTGCTAGGTCCTGCAACGACATAGGTGTCGGCCTGTACAAGACGGCGGTGTTTTTCTACGGGGCGACTACATCCTGCTGGACTAGCAAGGGCGGATCTGCGAACGGCGACCACTGGCGACGAGGCCGCCTGACCACTACGACACCATGGGGAATGCTGCAACCTTGCTACGACAAGATGCAACCGTCCCATGATAGAGCTGCAACTGGTGACGCGACGGCTGCGACCAGTGATAGGGAAAGCTGCGACCGTGATGAGGAAAGCTGCAACCGAGGCCAAAGAAAGCTACAACAGGCATCCAAAAAAGCTACAATCGGCAATAGAAAAAGCTTCAATCGGATATGGCAGGGTTGACCATGGTGCAAGTGGTGACGCCGAAGGAGCTGCGCGGTGGTGCATGGTGCTACTGGAACGGCCGTGTGGCGTGCTACTACTGCGGCGACTAGGTGCTACAACGAGCGACGACTCCTGTGACACGCAATGCTTGAAGTTGTGAGACCATGGGACGGCTGGTTGGACGCCACCGACACATATGCCGCAACGTACGAGCGGCCATGACTGGAGGCGTTGGGCCGGTGACGCACACAAGGGCCCGCGTCCAGCGTTGAGTGTGGGAGGAGTAAAAGATCTCCTTATTTCTGGCGTCGAGTACGGCAACGCATGGAGTATGGAGTAATAACGGTTTGTGGAGTTATTAATATAGTACATATAAGCAAGGAAACAGGACGACCGGCCCAGGTAACATACGGATCGGACGAATTAAATTAGTTTGATCGAACGGTCATTAGCTGACCGGCGCGCGCTTCCGCCGGTCCGCTGGCGCCTAGCATCGGCCTAGTTTTTTTATGTGCGCGCGTGTGTGTCTGTGTTATGTGTCGTGCGTATGCGTGGGACTGAGACGAACCATGGATATGAGATATAGTATAAATTAATTTTTGACATTTGCATGTGTTTTCgattttgctttttgttttttgaCACTATTCTTACTTAGATTTAGCTTTTAGTTTATTGTCTTTCTTCTTTAATTCTTTCTTAGGACTTTCTTTTCGCAAAAAGCTCATTATTATAAGTTTATTCTCGCATATTAAGAAAAGTGCAATTTACGTGTAAATTATGTGCaatttatttcattttctttcttctaaaAAGGTAATAACAATACCGCTAATACATTATTCCTTAGATAATCTttattaattttattttgttttatttttattttcttttctttattctttaagggtaataccaaGCCATTAATCTATTAATTCTTAGGAAACTTCCTTTTCATGAAAATTGCACTATTATACACTTACTCTTACATATTATAAAAAAGCGCAATACTAGTGTAAATTTTGTGCATATTTTGTCAttacatttttttttcattttttttcttcttaaATGGTAATACCAGTGTCACTAGTTCATTCTTCCTTAgggaactttcttttgaagaaaattTAAGTATTATAAGTTTATATTCGCATATTATGAAAAGTGCAATTTATGTGTAaattatatgcattttttcattttcttcttctgaaaGGGTAAtaacaatgccactaattcatttgtCCTTGGAAAAACATCatcattttgatttagttttagtttttattttattttctttattctttaagggtaataccaatcCATTAATCTAATTTTTTTCTTAGGAATCTTCCTTTTCATGGAAATTGCACTGTTAATCTGTTATGCACTTATTCTTacattttattaaaaaaaatgcatttttgtgTAAATTTTGTGCACATCTTGTCATTtttgtttcattttctttcttaTTATATGGTAATACCATtgtcactaattcattcttccttaggAATCTTTCTTTTGGCAAAAAATTCTTGATTATATGTTATGtgcaaaaaaaaaatcattttCTTTCTTCTGGAAGGGTAATAACaacgccactaattcattcttccttagaaaaccttcattattttgattttattttagtttttagtttattttctttttctttaagggtaataccaacCATTGATCTATATCTTCTTAGAAAACTTCCTTTTCACGGAAATTGCACTATTATacacttattcttgcatattataaaaaagcTCAATTTTTGTGTAAATTTTGTGCACACATTGTCCTTACTTTTTTTCACTTTCTTTCTTCTTAAATGGTAATACCAATGTCAttaattcattcttccttagaaaagattattattttaattatttttctttaagGGCAAtaacaatgccactaattcattccctATTAGAAAATTTATTTTTTTCGAAAATTTCACTATTATATAATTATTCTTGCATATTAAAAAAGTGCATTTTCTttgtaaattgtgtgcaaattttgGTTTAGTTTTAGTTCTGTTGTATTTCCTTTCAATTATTATATGTGTATTCTTGCATGTTATAAAAAAGCACAAATTATGTGTAAACTGTATGAAGTTTTTTCACTATTTGTTTTAATTTGCATCAGTCAACGAACCCAAATTTTATTATCAGTCGACTAACATGCATGGGCTGTTACTAAATTGAACTGAATTTATTTCACAccgcaaaaaaaatatgaatttatTTAGCTACCATCCATCTATAGGAGGGAGTGCATGTGCGTAAAGGTATTGATGCACAATATTTTTTGCAACTAGTCATGTACAGTACGTGAAATGCATCCATGCATGTGTTTGAAGACTCCTTCCTCTTATCCGAAAGAAGAAAAAATGAGGAAGAGGAAGGTAGCTAGCTAGCAGTGTTGGTGCAGATACGTACGTACGTTGTGTATGTGCACTGCTCAACGCTGCGCGTACGAATTCCCTAAAAGCGAATTAATAGCGCGTGACACTGGCCGGCTAGCTCGTCTTGATCTTTTAGGTGCGATAGAGTTAAGTCTTGATTCACAGAGGTAACGAACCATCAATCAGATAGTTTTGTTGGCTGAAACAACTTTGTGTCGGTCGACTGACTCAAAGTaaattttcagtcgactgacctataGTCAGTCCCAAACTATAATGCCATTCAGATATCTACTTGTCAGATAAAGCATAAATTAAGTACCCAGCACCAGGGAATAACGTCATGTTTTTAGGGCTCCGAGCGAAAGCCCTTAGAGCCATCGGATCACAATTTAAGGGGTGACAAATTCTCTGCACAGCGTGGCAAATTTGTTGCCATTTTTTCGCTACATGGCAACTTTCACCTCCAGTCATGGCAAATCCTACAAAGTTGTCATGGCAACTATAGTGGTATGGCATGCCAAGTTTAAAGCTATCGCTGGGAAAACGCTCCCAGCTGATGTTCACTAGATAGTGTTTCCCTAAATTAATTAGTGAGGCTCTAAGACGCTCCAACTCTTACTAAAATGAGGAATCCGACAGCGTGACCCTCCTACGCCACCCCCCCATGGGCGGCCAGgagggaaccctagccgccgccgccggggcgttccctcctcctctcctccctccctcgccACCGCCAGGGGGCGCAGCCGGGCGAAGCGCAGCTGGCGCCGGCGGGGAGTTTTTGTCCTCTCGCCCGGGGCCCTTATGCGGGACGGGGCGGCCAGGCTGGGGTGCGGCGCTGGCGGCGGGCGCTGCGGCGTGGCGACGGCAGGGAGCCGGAGCTGTGCGGCGACGACTTCTTGCCGGCTGCGCGACGGGCGTCGTGGTGGCGGAGAGTGCTGGGCGGCCGGTGGCGGCGGATGGTGCGGGTCAACGCAGCTCCGTCAGATCTGGCCGCGCCGATCATGGCAAATCCTACAAAGTCGTCATGGCAACTAtagtggtatggcatggcaagtttAAAGCGTTCGCTCGGAAAACGCTCCCAGTTGATGTTCGCTAGATAGTGTTTCCCTAAATTAATTAGtgagtctctaagacgctccaactcTTACTAAAATGAGGAATCCGACAGCGTGACCctcctgcgcccccccccccacgggCGGCCAGgagggaaccctagccgccgccgcaggggcgtcccctcctcctctcctccctccctcgccgccgccagggggTGCACCCGGGTGAAGCGCggctagcggcggcggcggggagtttTCGTCCTCTTGTGCGGGGCCCTGATGCGGGACGGGGCGGCCGGGCTGGGGTGCGGCGCTGCGGCGTGGCAACGGCAGGAAGCCGGAGCTGTGCGGCGACGACTTCTTGCTGGCTGCACGACGGGCGTCGTGGTGGCGGAGCATGCTGGGCGGCCGGTGGCGGCGGATGGTGCGGGTCAACGCAGCTCCGCCAGATCTAGCCGCGTCGCGACGCGGGCTGCAGGTGGCAAGGACTGCGGACGACGTCGTGGGGTGCGGCGGTGGTCGTCCGTGGCAACGGTGTGGCCTCGGCTGGTGTCCGGGGCGGTGGTGCGTGCTTGGCGGCGGCGACCCCGTTCAGCACCATTTTGGTCTGGCGGGCGTGTGGGCGTCGGGCGGCGCGGGGGCGGGCTGCGACCTGGTGTGGTCGTGGGCATGACCGTGGCCCACGGTGGCGCGCTAGCTGCTGCTGCtagcggcggtggtggtggcaggTTGATTGCGGCGACGGCCAGATTTTTCTAGCGTCGGCCCATCTTTAGGCTGCCTGTATCGGCCTcattgttcaagatatcttccgatattccgataaatcggccgatttatcgcttatcgtGGTCTGatcgataagataaatcggccgataaattAGCTGATATggtgataaatcggccgatatgccgataaacttgccgatttaccccttatcatagctcgaccgataagttcccgataagcgatatccccaacattgacgGCCTTCGACCCCTCTCCTCGGCGTCTGTTTGCTTCTCTCACCGGGGGGCTGGCCTTCTCCCAGCTGCAGTCCATCATCCGTCTCGCACCCGGTGACGTAGGACCGAGCTGGTCTCGCGCCCGGCAACAGGACCGACtcatctcgcgcccggcagcaggactgcgctcgtctcgcgcccggcagcaggaccggccTGTCTCGCGCCCGGCGGCAAGACTGctctcgtctcgcgcccggtgtaGCAGGATGGCTCGATGGAGGCTTGTTGTGGCCGGCCTATTGGGTCTCGACGTTGGGACCGGCCAGGGGTGTGAAAGGCGGATCCTTTCCGCCCGTCTCTGCGGTGGAGGTAGCGGTGGGGCTCGGGGGACTTGGTGTGAAGGTCTTGGATTCCGGGGCGGTGGCCCTGGTGGTGGTGGCGCGGTGCTCATGGGTAAAGCTCGTGCCTCAGTGCTGCCCGGCTATCACggccgtgtgggcggcatggtAGCCGGGGTGTGGCATTCGGTGGAGGTGAATGTTGGCTGGGGTAAAAACctctctatcttcggacggactggCGACGGCGAAgatcgctcccttcttgaaggcgtcgtcgcggctatcTCTGTCCATCGTGGTGCTCCAGGGAAAACTCTGATCCTCGGATCAGGCGGTGGCAACGCTCCGGTgccgtatccttcctgaaggcaccgccttgaagcccacggttcgtcatatgcggcttcacTTCTTCGGATGAAGCCCCCGGCGGCTTTTGTAGTGCTAGGGTGTGTGTTGCTGCGCTCTGCGCCcatgtatcctgccttgggtgcGCGTGTGTGATTGTGTTGGATGAGTGCGGTTGTACCAGATAGTGTGGATCTTTGATTTATATATAAAGCAGGacgaaagcctttttcgataaattaATTAGTATTAACAAACAGTTAATGCGATCCCATATTCCAGTATGATGATAGCGTACTATACAACGATTCAACACCATTTTAACAAAGTCTGCATTGGTGAACATGCCTTCGCCATTTTGAGATGTCATTACAAGTGAACACCTATGTATGATTTTAAGTACGGTACTCGTACCTtgctacattttgagataataaaatcgccctttatcaaaaaaaaaaaacttactCGTACCTTGTACATATTtttagtactacctctgtcctcgTTTATAGGTCCTCtttgtaatttgtgtcaaattttaacTAAAGATttagctaacaaaatgttaatgcatgtcaagaaaaattatctcattggattcgtatttgaacatagttttcaaaaatataatgtttggtaatatgcgtgaacattttgttagtttaatctatggtcaaaatttggcacgaaatacaatgaggaccaataaacctggACAGAGGTAGTACTTGTTTTGTTCCTCACGAGTTTGTTGTCCTTTTCACACTCATGGTTTTATTGTTTTTGTGCACTTTGTAGATAAAACCATTGCCATGAATAGTTATATTACTTTAAACCATAGTATCTTTAAAGTTTTTTCCATTGCAAATTGATGGTTATATGCCACTGGAGGCAGCGGCGGAGCTAGGTAGGATCCTTTGNNNNNNNNNNNNNNNNNNNNNNNNNNNNNNNNNNNNNNNNNNNNNNNNNNNNNNNNNNNNNNNNNNNNNNNNNNNNNNNNNNNNNNNNNNNNNNNNNNNNNNNNNNNNNNNNNNNNNNNNNNNNNNNNNNNNNNNNNNNNNNNNNNNNNNNNNNNNNNNNNNNNNNNNNNNNNNNNNNNNNNNNNNNNNNNNNNNNNNNNNNNNNNNNNNNNNNNNNNNNNNNNNNNNNNNNNNNNNNNNNNNNTTTAGCTGGGCCAAATATTCTATTTTTCCTAATCTTCTTCTCCCCCTAAAAAAATTCTTTCACGAATTACCAAGGCTGGGGGCCATGGCCCCTGCAGCCTTCAACGTAGCTCCGCCATTGACTGGAGGTAGCTACGAAGGACAGAATAGGTCCAACAATAGTAGGGCGAGCCAAGCCCACAACTCGACGTCCACCGTTCAGAGCGCATCACCACCTTGGGGGACAAGACGAAGACTCCTCTTCGAATTAGGCTAGGGATGGTCTGTATATGGCATGCATTAATCGACCCCGATTAGATGCCAAACGTAGCACAGAAAAACTCATCACAAACCATATCGCATAGGTCAAACGTAACTCGACAGAGACCTGAGCTTCTCTTTTAGTTCAACAAAGTGTTCTCCATGCTCGTCACCTTGTTTCAGAAACTCATGATCGATGTTTTGGGCTAGGCAACTCGTGTGCTCTTTGATCCATTGTGTTTCCTTTGATTTCCATTTATAACCACCTGGCACCCCTTCAACCACACGTCGTCACACATGACCAAGTGGGCGACTTCAATCGTTTTGGCCTCCACTTCGCTCCACTCGCTCCTAAGAAACATGTCTTTAATTTAGAACATACATCACCATGCTATGTTGTCGTCGCTATCATCTTCACCAAAGTATAATAACTAGTAGAATTAAAtgttactagcaaaagagcccgtgcgttgcaataggagagaaaacataacacacactcttaactcaacaaccatcactcaaaaccataataggtccatctcctttatttttgcgaggcatcatatttgtgttgccgcttatcctccttctcaccctcgccggcgatggcctcggtgttcacacaaaacaataaaaaaacatgtgttgaatatggttaatcctaaggcgtctctctctccctctctcctccctctccctctccctctctccccctctctctttctctctctctcgctcgctttctctcactctcgcgatgagaaatctgttgttttcccttgcaacatttttcagaggtatgcacgtgcagttatcgatgttttcttttccgtatatggttaaagtggggtatttatttgcaatccggatcgcctcCGGTATGAAAAAAAGATCTTGCCTAtatattataagtttgcttccataacaatattttaaaaatatttaacaggtaaaattaacatcatatttagtttccacacatttttctaataaaatttcatgtaTAATATGTGAAAATTGAAGTTACAGTTTAAAAGATACaggtaatttagaaaatcatttggtttgactcaaatatattccaaaataatattcgaaaatacttaacaggtaaaaataatctcatattcatattctacatatttttctaatcaaatttcatatataacatgttcaaatcggagttaggatttaaaagatatggatgattttaaaaagcatttgattgacttaaatatgatccacggatgaattacctaaaacattagggggggtttcaaaaaatgtaaaataacggttcgggtgtgacttaaattcggacggcgggttgatttcaagaaaagacagggacAAAATAAAATGCAAAAATAACGCATCATTCTAACTTAAAAcaagactgcgggttgaattctct
It contains:
- the LOC119342132 gene encoding GDSL esterase/lipase At4g26790-like; translated protein: MLMAPHHARSSTSATVLMVLVAAAVVVGGAAAAASGKKKPVVPAVIVFGDSTVDTGNNNVIGTVLKSNFPPYGRDLQGGATGRFCNGRLPPDFVSEALGLPPLVPAYLDPAYGIEDFATGVVFASAGSGLDNATASVLAVIPMWKEVEYFKEYQRRLAKHAGRARARHIVANAVYVVSVGTNDFLENYYLLVTGRFLQFTVAEYQDFLVARAAEFLTAIYRLGARRVTFAGLSAIGCVPLERTLNLLGGGGCNEEYNQVARDYNVKVKAMIARLRAELRGYRLAYINVYDDMVDLIEHPEKLGLENVSEGCCATGKVEMGFMCNDKSPLTCDDADKYFFWDSFHPTEKINRFFAKGTTAVSLSLLR